The following are from one region of the Trichoderma breve strain T069 chromosome 5, whole genome shotgun sequence genome:
- a CDS encoding AMP-binding enzyme domain-containing protein, with the protein MEEMGIGPIVAAMSRSKPNDIAVIFDESTITYKDLHLMAQSLGHELVEAGIAYQDIVGILTGHGVHHIVSQLAIVYAGGTCLPLEETLSDTDIHARLTFAKARYLIVDDINQNRFQFGGSTINVDISKYHNSNSFTTTRPSQVLLPKDTPYDFRSHVIFSSGTTGMPKGIQVLGRGIVRLALDEIWRQSTVSGQRFGHINSIGFDASLVDIWVALLLGATIVVVDRRELLSPGKFAETLARRDVTTLVTTSSLFSNIASFSPNAFSKIHTLIVTGELPSIGACKIVFQEGAPKQLVNGYGPAECSIFSFFHLITQEDVDLGRMPLGKPAYQTEAYVLDEDGKLVTSPGSGELWLGGPGLSPGYLFDDEKTSESFISMVHPYNSKIHISLYRTGDKIDIYDDYMCWAGRKNREVKLNGHRVQLEVVEMELMRTKLVQNVVALKHTSSISNANHLIACVVYGNGQRNFDELLVEAKRRLPKYMIPELIEFEQLPLNSNGKIAHGEMSELLEQRLQRRHACILAANTPDFGGLNETEKELKQLWAQILIAVPTEAINIESNFFLLGGTSLGVTALLGHIHKTFNVALRTDQVYENPLFKDQVSVIEQAQKGQKSGYGKSVTAMMQEDVKLFSGKIEFLSSKTPQRKDIRNVLFTGATGFIAPFLLQELLKVPEIGKIRCLVRATTGDQALKRLSDNFKRYGHSITESIKSRIEAVAGDFSQPMLGLETSAYNRLVDQTDVVYHLGAHVDYTQPYLSHVETNVIGTYHLLKFASDGHLKPFHYISSISAFGTTGLMKEDGLLKEDESLERYLEPALQYENGYGQSQWVADEMVSCLMRRGFPAAIYRLGFTLCSSTNGMGNPDDFMGRLLSDCTKLGSYPLLLNQRTEIMAVDHVAEIIKAISTSDQNLGHAYHITPDVGKSIDMNDLFELTGRLCGVELKSLPYAAWIKLLKTAQTNTPLRMFPLLPMLEEEVRGHKTRWELYEGMARFSVDNTVRALERAGVDASILTSVTHEALKRYLDNCLEIGKE; encoded by the coding sequence ATGGAAGAAATGGGCATTGGCCCGATTGTCGCCGCCATGTCCCGCAGCAAACCAAACGATATAGCCGTCATCTTCGATGAAAGCACCATTACGTACAAAGATCTCCATCTCATGGCACAGTCGCTGGGCCATGAATTAGTGGAAGCTGGCATTGCCTATCAAGATATTGTGGGCATTCTTACTGGACATGGCGTCCATCATATTGTTTCCCAACTCGCCATTGTCTATGCAGGGGGAACTTGCCTTCCATTAGAAGAAACGCTTTCCGACACAGATATTCATGCGCGTCTCACGTTCGCCAAGGCTAGATACCTGATTGTTGATGACATTAACCAAAATCGCTTTCAATTTGGTGGCTCGACGATCAATGTGGATATTTCAAAGTATCACAATTCCAACTCTTTCACGACAACTCGTCCAAGCCAAGTCCTTTTACCAAAAGACACCCCCTATGACTTTCGATCTCATGTTATATTCTCATCGGGAACTACTGGCATGCCGAAGGGAATTCAAGTTCTTGGTCGTGGCATCGTAAGGTTggctcttgatgaaatcTGGAGACAGTCAACAGTCAGTGGGCAAAGATTTGGTCATATTAACAGCATTGGCTTTGATGCTTCGCTCGTCGATATATGGGTTGCTTTGCTACTTGGTGCCACCATTGTTGTGGTAGACCGGCGGGAGCTCCTGAGCCCCGGCAAATTTGCGGAGACTTTGGCGAGAAGAGATGTTACAACTCTGGTGACTACGTCGAGCCTCTTTAGTAACATTGCAAGCTTCAGTCCAAATGCCTTTTCCAAAATACACACGCTCATAGTGACTGGGGAGTTGCCCAGTATCGGGGCATGCAAGATCGTCTTCCAGGAGGGTGCGCCGAAGCAACTCGTCAATGGATATGGTCCAGCTGAGTGTTCTatcttttcattttttcatCTTATAACacaagaagatgttgatctGGGTCGCATGCCTCTCGGAAAGCCCGCATATCAAACAGAAGCTTATGTCCTCGACGAAGATGGAAAACTCGTCACCAGTCCGGGGTCTGGGGAGCTTTGGCTTGGTGGACCTGGTTTATCCCCTGGCTATCTCTTCGACGATGAGAAAACATCGGAATCCTTCATTTCCATGGTCCATCCTTACAATTCAAAAATACACATTAGTCTGTACCGTACAGGTGACAAGATTGACATATACGACGATTATATGTGTTGGGCGGGTCGCAAGAATCGGGAGGTCAAGCTCAACGGCCACCGCGTACAATTAGAGGTTGTTGAGATGGAGCTTATGCGAACAAAGCTGGTTCAAAATGTCGTAGCTTTGAAGCACACAAGTTCCATCTCAAATGCTAACCATCTTATTGCCTGCGTTGTATATGGGAACGGACAAAGAAATttcgatgagcttcttgttGAGGCAAAGAGGAGACTGCCCAAGTATATGATTCCGGAACTCATTGAATTCGAACAGCTACCATTGAACAGCAATGGTAAAATTGCCCACGGAGAGATGTCAGAACTGTTGGAACAGAGGCTCCAAAGGCGTCACGCCTGTATCTTGGCCGCCAACACGCCGGATTTTGGAGGACTCAACGAGACGGAAAAGGAACTGAAGCAACTCTGGGCTCAGATTCTCATCGCAGTTCCTACAGAGGCCATAAATATAGAGAGTAACTTCTTTCTCCTTGGTGGGACTTCTCTTGGTGTCACGGCATTGCTAGGGCATATCCACAAGACTTTTAATGTTGCTCTTCGGACTGATCAAGTCTACGAGAACCCACTGTTCAAGGACCAGGTTTCGGTTATTGAGCAGgcccaaaaaggccaaaagtCGGGCTATGGGAAATCAGTGACAGCCATGATGCAGGAAGATGTCAAGCTGTTCAGCGGCAAGATCGAATTCCTGTCTAGCAAAACTCCACAACGAAAAGACATACGCAATGTGCTTTTTACTGGAGCAACCGGGTTTATAGCGCCCTTTCTGCTACAAGAATTATTGAAAGTGCCCGAAATCGGCAAAATTCGCTGCCTCGTGCGAGCTACCACGGGCGATCAAGCTTTGAAAAGGCTGTCGGATAACTTCAAGCGGTACGGCCATTCCATCACCGAGTCGATCAAGTCCCGGATTGAAGCGGTAGCCGGTGACTTTAGCCAGCCAATGCTAGGCCTCGAGACGAGTGCCTACAATCGCTTGGTCGATCAGACGGATGTCGTCTATCATCTTGGAGCACACGTCGATTACACGCAGCCGTATTTGAGCCACGTCGAGACCAATGTTATAGGAACATATCACTTACTCAAATTCGCTAGTGATGGGCATTTGAAGCCGTTCCATTACATTTCCAGCATTTCTGCTTTTGGTACGACTGGGTTGATGAAGGAAGATGGCTTGCTTAAAGAAGACGAGTCACTGGAGCGATACCTTGAGCCAGCTCTGCAATATGAGAATGGCTACGGGCAGAGCCAGTGGGTGGCAGACGAGATGGTATCTTGCTTGATGCGTCGAGGGTTTCCGGCAGCGATTTATCGTCTCGGCTTTACACTATGTAGCAGCACCAATGGAATGGGAAATCCAGACGACTTCATGGGTCGACTTCTCTCAGATTGCACAAAACTTGGCTCCTATCCTCTACTGCTCAATCAACGAACGGAGATAATGGCTGTGGATCATGTTGCAGaaatcatcaaggccatATCAACATCGGATCAGAACCTAGGCCATGCGTATCACATCACGCCAGACGTTGGGAAATCGATCGACATGAACGATCTTTTCGAATTGACTGGAAGACTTTGCGGGGTCGAGCTGAAAAGTCTTCCATATGCCGCTTGGATAAAGCTGCTCAAGACTGCTCAAACCAACACGCCTTTGAGGATGTTTCCATTGCTCCCAATGTTAGAGGAAGAGGTGCGTGGCCACAAGACCCGATGGGAGCTGTATGAAGGAATGGCACGCTTCAGTGTTGATAATACGGTGCGTGCTCTTGAACGAGCTGGTGTAGATGCGAGTATCTTGACGTCTGTTACGCATGAGGCACTTAAAAGATACCTTGATAATTGCTTGGAGATTGGCAAGGAGTAG
- a CDS encoding cullin family domain-containing protein, with amino-acid sequence MASAKARGKMPEVIDLTKRQSAFQPHSGARKLVIKNLRSPVNHEARIQEYYARTERELEEALDAIFSNKSPAIPLERLYRGVEDMCRSNNAEKVYRTLKDKVDKHLKTIVLPKIQSAAKVSSLEVLRRTLAEWKTWNSQTILIRSTFSYLDRTYLLLKSFTSINDLAITRFCRMAFSSQAAQASPAIGAEIILAICELINFDRRNDSRKEPELLKDSLMMLYVLGVYTKQFEPVYLQHSEAYFKEFGETCSPLSLKEYIEKCDRLLELEDRRCMTYNLDSTTQRQSMTLAHNILIDQYSDKLLHGGSLSNLLTDRDVKSLKGLYDLLRLSGIQKKLKTPWSDYIRETGASIVADKERGDEMVLRLLDLRRALDLTVRDAFNKDEDFLWGMREAFGNFMNDRKIADCWPSGTSKIGEMTAKHIDMLLRGGIRALPKELLSDVKDRAAAEKAGHASSADEDAELDRQLDQALELFRFIEGKDAFEAFYKKDLARRLLMGRSASQDAERNMLTKLRGECGSNFTHNLEQMFKDQELARDEMEAYKEWCQGSPDRVGKVDLQVMILSAAAWPTYPDVRLNVPEEVATRIDQFDRHYKSKHTGRVLTWKHSLAHCAIKATFPKGTKELLVSAFQAAVLLLFNDVTGDGFLAYEQISAATGLQGGDLDRTLQSLACGKARVLTKHPKGRDVNPTDTFTFNKAFTDPKYRVKINQIQLKETKEENKATHEKIAQDRRFETQAAIVRIMKSRKTMGHAELVAEVINLTKKRGSVEPAAIKKEIESLIEKDYLEREENSYTYLA; translated from the exons ATGGCCAGTGCCAAAGCGAGGGGCAAGATGCCCGAGGTCATCGACCTGACAAAGCGCCAGTCGGCGTTTCAACCGCATAGCGGAGCGCGGAAGCTGGTTATCAAGAATCTGCGCAGCCCCGTCAACCATGAAGCGCGGATCCAAGAATACTATGCACGGACGGAGAGAGAGCTCGAGGAAGCTCTCGACGCAATATTTAGCAACAAGAGTCCGGCCATCCCGCTAGAGCGTCTCTACCGCGGTGTCGAGGACATGTGCCGCAGTAACAACGCCGAGAAGGTGTATCGGACGCTCAAGGATAAGGTTGACAAGCACCTGAAGACCATCGTCTTGCCCAAGATACAAAGCGCGGCTAAGGTCTCCAGCCTTGAGGTCTTGAGGAGGACGCTGGCAGAATGGAAGACATGGAACTCCCAGACG ATCCTCATTAGGTCGACTTTTAGCTACCTTGACCGTACATACCTGCTCCTCAAATCCTTCACATCAATAAACGACCTGGCTATTACGCGCTTTTGTAGAATGGCCTTCTCGTCGCAGGCTGCTCAAGCAAGCCCGGCCATTGGAGCAGAAATCATCTTGGCAATTTGCGAGTTGATCAATTTCGATCGCCGAAATGACAGCCGGAAGGAGcccgagctgctcaaggatTCTCTCATGATGTTGTATGTGCTGGGAGTATATACAAAGCAGTTTGAGCCCGTCTATCTACAGCACTCAGAGGCGTATTTCAAAGAATTTGGAGAGACATGCAGTCCTCTAAGTTTGAAAGAGTACATCGAGAAATGCGATCGCCTCTTGGAGCTCGAAGATCGGCGCTGCATGACATACAACCTGGACAGCACAACACAAAGACAATCGATGACGCTAGCGCACAACATTCTTATCGACCAATATTCCGACAAGTTGCTTCATGGGGGTAGCTTGTCCAACCTATTGACTGATCGAGATGTGAAGTCCCTCAAGGGATTGTATGACCTTCTTAGGCTGTCGGGCATacaaaagaagttgaagacaCCTTGGAGCGATTACATCCGGGAAACAGGAGCTTCGATTGTGGCTGACAAGGAAcgaggagatgaaatggTGCTTCGCCTCTTGGACCTGCGGCGAGCACTGGACCTAACAGTGCGTGACGCATTtaacaaagatgaagatttcCTTTGGGGGATGCGAGAGGCGTTTGGCAATTTTATGAATGACCGGAAGATTGCCGACTGCTGGCCATCGGGCACATCCAAGATAGGCGAGATGACTGCAAAGCACATTGACATGCTGCTTCGTGGTGGTATCAGAGCCCTCCCGAAGGAGCTTCTTTCCGATGTCAAAGatcgagctgcagcagagaaAGCAGGGCATGCTAGTAGCGCCGACGAAGATGCTGAGCTGGACAGGCAGTTAGACCAGGCCCTCGAGCTGTTCCGATTCATAGAGGGCAAGGACGCCTTTGAGGCCTTTTACAAGAAAGACTTGGCTCGCCGCCTTCTCATGGGCCGTAGCGCTAGTCAAGATGCCGAACGCAACATGCTCACCAAGCTGAGAGGAGAGTGCGGCTCAAACTTTACACATAATCTGGAGCAAATGTTTAAAGATCAGGAGCTCGCcagggatgagatggaggcctACAAGGAGTGGTGCCAGGGCAGCCCCGACCGCGTTGGCAAAGTGGACCTACAGGTTATGATCCTGTCTGCTGCCGCCTGGCCAACGTATCCTGACGTTAGGCTCAATGTGCCCGAGGAGGTTGCCACACGCATCGACCAGTTTGATAGACACTACAAGAGCAAACACACTGGCCGAGTCTTGACATGGAAGCACTCTCTGGCACACTGTGCCATCAAGGCAACCTTTCCCAAAGGAACAAAGGAGCTCCTCGTCTCGGCGTTCCAGGCTGCCGTACTCTTACTCTTCAACGACGTCACTGGAGATGGGTTCTTGGCATATGAGCAGATTTCAGCCGCCACGGGCCTCCAAGGCGGTGATTTGGACCGAACACTTCAATCATTGGCCTGTGGAAAGGCGCGTGTGTTGACAAAGCATCCTAAGGGGCGCGATGTGAATCCTACGGACAcatttacttttaataagGCGTTTACCGACCCCAAATATCGTGTCAAGATCAACCAGATCCAGTTGAAGGAGAcgaaggaagaaaacaaggctACACACGAAAAGATTGCGCAGGATAGGCGGTTTGAAACCCAGGCTGCCATTGTGCGCATCATGAAGAGCCGTAAGACTATGGGTCACGCGGAGCTGGTGGCCGAAGTCATCAACTTGaccaagaagagaggcaGTGTTGAGCCggccgccatcaagaaggaaaTCGAGAG TCTGATTGAGAAGGATTATCtcgagagagaggaaaactCTTACACATATTTGGCATAA
- a CDS encoding PIF1-like helicase domain-containing protein, translated as MISIFNLAVRPSPTSRSLQRAAHLAHVHSTRPSFDPMFAKAHKTFKANEPPGRNALAKQLFPSSSPAAPVTDIRDQLKKPVANANSVSASASASSARTAPFSKPLQDRSSGLMQQQRSMTTSSSAASGSLATLYTNSDSFKDVDVVDLTGTDTKTKAKIQEVYFEEDDFSDDADLDLDFKPPSGVPVLPDPKPKPIEEDILPPSSAAFPPPTQVLDWSSSPTSHYFPPQPQKTTASLKRDSSGENEMTGLPAPKKKRPPRMWDAPVSAINEQKKQFKIQQATRSESQGLDEQPPQFGKSHDGAKGDAIHLSKEQEHVLDLVVNQGKSVFFTGPAGTGKSVLMRAIINQLRTKYARDRERVAVTASTGLAACNIGGITLHSFSGIGLGKEDAATLVRKIRRNPKAKNRWLRTKCLIIDEISMVDGDLFDKLSQIGRTIRNNGRPWGGIQLIITGDFFQLPPVPDGDKKREAKFAFDAATWSTSIDHTIGLTQVFRQRDPKFAAMLNEMRLGQITQDTVDTFKKLARPLEFNDGVESAELFPTRAQVDGSNERRLRDLPGAPTRYDAIDTGDVNIRDKLLANMMAPKSIELKMDSQVMLIKNLDGSLVNGSLGRVIAFSDERTFDMTNMDDYDPFMDDAMAKARRKLKAFSREPDPDGSGMKYPVVRFISTDGVARVILCQPEEWKVELPNGEVQAKRVQLPLILAWALSIHKAQGQTLERVTVNLGRVFEKGQAYVALSRATSQEGLRVLGFDKNKVMAHPRVITFYRQLYSAEEAAAKRPNSIADFISNRKGVVNTQVREVVDLDSEEERAMAY; from the exons ATGATCTCTATCTTCAACCTCGCTGTCCGACCCTCGCCGACTTCGCGGAGCCTTCAAAGGGCAGCGCACCTTGCCCATGTCCACTCGACTCGCCCGTCTTTCGACCCGATGTTTGCAAAGGCTCACAAGACGTTCAAGGCCAATGAACCCCCCGGTCGCAATGCCCTAGCCAAGCAGCTGTTCCCGTCCAGCAGCCCTGCGGCTCCCGTGACCGACATTCGAGATCAGCTCAAGAAGCCCGTGGCCAATGCTAACAGCGTttctgcctctgcttctgcctcGTCGGCGAGGACAGCCCCGTTTTCGAAACCTCTGCAGGACCGATCGTCGGGCCTGATGCAACAGCAACGGTCCATGACCACCTCGAGCAGCGCCGCCTCGGGATCGTTGGCGACTCTCTACACCAATTCGGATTCGTTCAAGGACGTCGATGTCGTTGACCTTACTGGGACCgacacaaagacaaaagcaaagatTCAGGAAGTttattttgaagaagatgatttCAGCGACGATGCGGACCTCGACCTTGATTTCAAGCCCCCCTCTGGGGTTCCCGTTCTCCCCGacccaaagccaaagccgatAGAAGAAGATATCCTCCCTCCGTCTTCTGCTGCATTCCCGCCGCCGACTCAAGTATTAGACTGGtcctcttctcccacatCACATTACTTCCCACCTCAACCTCAAAAGACAACTGCTTCTCTGAAGCGTGATTCATCTGGAGAGAATGAGATGACGGGATTGCCCGCACCAAAGAAAAAGCGA CCACCGCGCATGTGGGACGCTCCCGTCAGTGCCATTAACGAGCAAAAAAAACAGTTCAAGATTCAACAGGCAACGCGGTCAGAATCCCAAGGGCTAGACGAACAACCGCCCCAGTTTGGCAAATCCCACGATGGGGCTAAAGGCGATGCCATCCATCTGAGTAAGGAACAGGAGCATGTGCTCGACCTTGTAGTGAACCAGGGGAAAAGTGTGTTTTTCACAGGCCCAGCAGGAACCGGAAAATCCGTCTTGATGAgggccatcatcaaccagctcAGAACCAAGTATGCTCGAGATCGCGAGCGGGTGGCTGTGACAGCCTCGACAGGTCTTGCGGCGTGTAACATTGGAGGAATTACTCTTCACAGTTTCTCGG GTATTGGCCTTGGAAAGGAAGACGCAGCTACTCTTGTCCGCAAAATTAGAAGGAACCCTAAAGCCAAAAACCGATGGCTTCGTACCAAATGTCTCATCATTGATGAGATATCCATGGTGGATGGAGATTTGTTTGACAAACTGTCACAGATCGGAAGAACCATTCGCAACAACGGCCGACCTTGGGGCGGCATTCAACTCATCATCACAGGCGATTTCTTCCAACTCCCACCTGTTCCCGATGGGGACAAGAAGCGTGAAGCCAAATTTgcctttgatgctgctacTTGGAGCACATCAATAGATCACACGATTGGTCTTACACAGGTTTTCCGTCAGCGCGACCCCAAATTCGCTGCCATGCTGAACGAGATGCGACTGGGGCAAATCACCCAAGACACAGTAGACACTTTCAAGAAGCTTGCAAGGCCACTCGAGTTCAACGATGGTGTGGAGTCGGCCGAGCTCTTCCCTACGCGAGCACAGGTAGATGGGTCCAACGAGAGAAGATTGCGAGATTTGCCTGGAGCGCCAACTCGATATGATGCAATAGACACGGGAGATGTCAACATTCGAGACAAGCTCCTGGCAAACATGATGGCGCCGAAATCCATCGAGCTCAAGATGGATTCTCAAGTCATGCTCATCAAGAATTTGGATGGATCCCTGGTGAATGGGTCGCTTGGCAGAGTCATCGCCTTCTCTGATGAGAGAACATTTGACATGACCAACATGGACGACTACGACCCGTTTATGGACGACGCCATGGCAAAGGCACGCAGGAAGCTGAAGGCCTTTAGCCGCGAACCTGACCCAGACGGGTCAGGCATGAAGTATCCTGTTGTGCGCTTCATTTCCACAGATGGCGTAGCGCGAGTAATCCTTTGCCAGCCAGAGGAGTGGAAGGTGGAGCTTCCCAACGGAGAGGTTCAAGCCAAGAGAGTCCAGCTTCCCTTGATTCTTGCGTGGGCCCTGTCCATCCACAAGGCCCAAGGCCAGACTCTAGAGAGAGTAACGGTCAATCTGGGACGAGTGTTTGAAAAAGGGCAAGCTTATGTCGCACTTAGCCGTGCCACCAGCCAGGAGGGGCTGCGAGTCTTGGGCTTTGACAAGAATAAGGTCATGGCCCATCCGCGCGTCATTACGTTCTATAGGCAGCTCTACAGCGCCGAGGAAGCCGCGGCGAAAAGACCAAACTCGATTGCGGATTTTATCTCAAATCGGAAGGGCGTTGTAAATACCCAGGTTCGAGAGGTTGTTGACCTGGATtcggaagaagagcgcgCAATGGCATATTAG